The DNA sequence ATAAACCGGGCAAGGCACTGAATCGACCCGGAGCATCCGGTGCAAATGGCCGATAGCCGTATATTGAATTTGTTGCGGAATATTCTCGGTATAAATAACCTGAGCGCCACCTACATGTAAAATCGGTTTTTCGTCGGCTGGCTCTTCGGGTAATTCTGCTCCTTTTCTCGTTACAAAAAGATGGGTAACCAGTAGGTTCACGCCTCTCGTATCGCAGTATTTGGCTGCCGGTTCCTGCCACTTTTTCTGAAGTACTGTCCGCAATTCTTCCTCGCTGTTTTCCTGACCGAGGTAGGTTTTGAGTCGGAATTCGTTGGCATAAGGTGTTAGCAAAAGGCGCAAAGGAATAGAAGTTCCGGGAACCTGCAATTCCAAAAATCCTTCTTCACTATGCAACACTTTCAATCCCGATTCCAGCTCAAACTCCGGAACTACTGAATTGGGATAACCCGCAAAAATGATCCCGCATTCGCGGGCCAGCGGATCGGGTGCTTCAATGCGGTCAGGCGAATCGTGGTTTCCGGCAATGGCAATTACCGGTCGATTGCCATTATTGGTCAATCGCTTTAAAGTACGATAAAACAAGTCAACCGCTTCGGTTGGCGGATTGAACGTATCGAACAAATCGCCGGCAACCAAAATGGCATCAACCTGTTCGCGTTCGGCAATTTCGCAAATTTCCTGCAAAACAGCCTGCTGTTCTTCAATTCTCGAAAAATCTTCGAGACGTTTACCGAGGTGCCAGTCGGATGTATGTAAAAGCTTCATTGATTGATAAATGAATTTAACGGAATAAAGAAAAAACTGGAAGTCTAAAGTTAATGGAATATCCAAAACATATTCAGATTAAACAAAAAAAGGCCGCTGGTTCAAATGAACAGCGGCCTACCCAATTTCCTTTTCAGGATTATTTTTTCACTTCCCAGGCACAACGTACCGGAGAAACAATTTTGCCTTCTTTTTTCAATTCATTCATGGCTTTTTCTACCACTTTTTTATCCAGTCCTGCCAATTCAGCAATTTCGCCAGCTTTCAAGGGTTTAGCCGAAGCAGACATTACTGCTAATACTTTTTCTACGCTCATATTTTCAAGTTAAAAGTTAAAAGTACAAAGTTAAAACTAACTAAAAACGTGCTTCAACAACCTTCCAGTCAAGCACTTTCCAGAAATCGGCAATGTAAGCCGGACGGAGATTCTGTTTGTCGAGATAGTAGGCATGTTCCCAAACATCGCAGGTTAAAAGCGGAGTCAATCCGTCGCGAACCGGGCAACCAGCGTTGCTGGTCTGAACAATACTCAGTTTTCCAGCAGAATCTTTCACTAACCAGGCCCAACCTGAACCAAATTGAGTGGCAGCAGCTTTATTGAAGGCTTCCTTGAAAGCATCCAACGATCCGAAAGTAGCTTCTATTGCAGCTTTCAAAGCTCCCGATGGTTCAGTTGAAGGAGTTGCAGAAAACTGTTCGAAATAAAAAGTGTGGTTAAAAACCTGTGCGGCATTGTTGAAAATTCCACCTTCAGCTTTTTTGATGATGGTTTCCAGATCGGTGTTTTCGAATTCAGTTCCAACAATCAGGTTATTTAAGTTGGTGACGTAAGCCTGATGGTGTTTGCCGTGATGAAATTCAAGTGTTTTGGAGCTGATGAATGGTTCAAGTGCATCCATGGCATAGGGTAATGCGGGTAATGTAAAACTCATTTTAGTTATCTTTTTGGTTAAATACTGATTTTTGATTTTTCAGTTAAGATAACAGAAACGGGAATAGAAAGGTTTGCTAAATCAGCATTTATGAAGTAATTTAGATTTATTCTGAATAAGGGAAAACCCCACTTTGCAGAGGTCTGAGATGTACTAAAAAACAAAACCGCCCGGTACCTCTGTACCGGGCGGAAAAAAACCAAAAATCAACTAACCTTTAAACCGTCGGGCAACTTCGTCCCAATTAACCACGTTGAAAAAGGCGTCAACATAATCAGGTCTCCGATTTTGATACTTCAAATAATATGCGTGTTCCCACACATCCACCCCAAGTACCGGAATACCTTTTACTTCGGCCAAATCCATTAACGGGTTATCCTGATTTGGTGTTGACGAAATCACCAAACTATCACCCTGCTTTACCAGCCACGCCCAACCGGACCCAAACCGGGTAAGGGCAGCTTTGGTAAATGCTTCTTTAAAATTTTGATATGACCCAAACGAATGATCGATCAATTTCTTCAAATCACCTTCCGGAGATTTGGCACCACCAGGAGCCATTACATCCCAGAATAAATTGTGATTGTAAAAACCACCACCATTATTGCGCACAGCAATCGGTTGAGCCGATATAATAGCCAAAATTTCTTCTATTGTTTTTCCTTCAAGACTTGAGCCCTGAATAGCTGCATTTAAGTTGTTGGTATAAGCAGCATGATGCTTGTCGTGATGGATTTCCATTGTTTGCGCATCGATGTATGGTTCAAGAGCATGGTATGCGTATGGTAACTTTTGTAATTCGAATGCCATTTTTATTTTAATTTTAAAGATTAAAGACTCTTTTATCTTCTTTTACAAACATAGCATCTATTTAAATTGTTTCCAAATAAGACAGTTTTTTTTTAATAAATATTTTTCTACTTATAAAAAGCAAGCTAATTGAAAAATAATTGCTGAGATGTAGAAATCAATAAACGGCATTTCCAAAAAGAATAAATTGAAACCAATCTATTCTTTTCGGAAAATCGCAATTACTTAATATGGGCTAATGTGCTTTTGAACAGCGAAAGCTGAAACTTGAAAGTAATTTAACTCAAAATATTATCCATGAACTCATTACATGGAGTAGTTTTATAAATCAGATAAATATTTATCGACAACAAATCGTAGACAGTATTCTAAGCAAGGGCCTTAACTTTGCCTGGTTGTTTTTCTTCAAGCAACACGACTTCGTCTCTCTCAATGTTTGCATAAAGGCTACAATTCATTGAATCAATACGCACTAACAATCGCGATTGTCCCAAAATATTAATGACCTCGCCTTTTATACCTTTAAATGAACCGTGCAAGACTTCAACCGAAACACCCCTTTGAATCCGTTC is a window from the Aquipluma nitroreducens genome containing:
- a CDS encoding metallophosphoesterase family protein; the encoded protein is MKLLHTSDWHLGKRLEDFSRIEEQQAVLQEICEIAEREQVDAILVAGDLFDTFNPPTEAVDLFYRTLKRLTNNGNRPVIAIAGNHDSPDRIEAPDPLARECGIIFAGYPNSVVPEFELESGLKVLHSEEGFLELQVPGTSIPLRLLLTPYANEFRLKTYLGQENSEEELRTVLQKKWQEPAAKYCDTRGVNLLVTHLFVTRKGAELPEEPADEKPILHVGGAQVIYTENIPQQIQYTAIGHLHRMLRVDSVPCPVYYSGSPLSYSFAEANQRKFVLLVDVEPGKVATVQELELINGKKLLRKRAEGMDEALQWLAENRNCLVELTMVTDTYLTANERKQLSVAHSGIVITIPEIRNAAEFQSGSKKGIDLTRNMEELFTDYFRHSKGQEPNEEIKKLFTEILAEDEE
- a CDS encoding superoxide dismutase — protein: MAFELQKLPYAYHALEPYIDAQTMEIHHDKHHAAYTNNLNAAIQGSSLEGKTIEEILAIISAQPIAVRNNGGGFYNHNLFWDVMAPGGAKSPEGDLKKLIDHSFGSYQNFKEAFTKAALTRFGSGWAWLVKQGDSLVISSTPNQDNPLMDLAEVKGIPVLGVDVWEHAYYLKYQNRRPDYVDAFFNVVNWDEVARRFKG
- a CDS encoding superoxide dismutase, with the protein product MSFTLPALPYAMDALEPFISSKTLEFHHGKHHQAYVTNLNNLIVGTEFENTDLETIIKKAEGGIFNNAAQVFNHTFYFEQFSATPSTEPSGALKAAIEATFGSLDAFKEAFNKAAATQFGSGWAWLVKDSAGKLSIVQTSNAGCPVRDGLTPLLTCDVWEHAYYLDKQNLRPAYIADFWKVLDWKVVEARF